The proteins below come from a single Psychrobacter sp. FDAARGOS_221 genomic window:
- a CDS encoding acyl-CoA dehydrogenase — protein sequence MSNATNTAYATKMPSFEWSDPFLLRDQLTEEELMVQKSAHDFCQTELMPGILQANRHENFDRNIMRQMGELGLLGVTIDGYGCAGLSSVAYGVIAKEVEAVDSGYRSAMSVQSSLVMHPIWAYGTDAQKEKYLPKLASGEYVGCFGLTEPDSGSDPASMKTRAKKVDGGYQLKGSKMWITNSPIADVFVVWAKDDEGQIRGFVLEKGMKGLSAPKIEGKFSLRASITGEIVMDNVFVPEENAFPEIRGLKGPFGCLNKARYGIAWGSMGAAEFCWQAARQYTLDRKQFNRPLAATQLVQLKLADMQTEIALGLQAALRVGRLMDEHNAAPEMISLIKRNNCGKALNIARVARDMHGGNGISDEYHVIRHVMNLEAVNTYEGTHDVHALILGRAQTGIQAFS from the coding sequence ATGTCAAACGCAACCAATACTGCTTACGCCACTAAGATGCCATCATTTGAATGGTCAGATCCATTTTTATTGCGTGACCAATTAACCGAAGAAGAGTTAATGGTGCAAAAAAGCGCCCATGATTTTTGTCAAACTGAATTAATGCCTGGCATCTTACAGGCCAACCGCCATGAGAATTTTGATCGCAATATCATGCGTCAAATGGGTGAGCTTGGATTGCTGGGTGTGACTATTGATGGCTATGGCTGTGCCGGTCTATCGAGTGTGGCTTACGGGGTGATTGCCAAAGAGGTCGAAGCCGTCGATTCGGGCTATCGTTCAGCAATGAGTGTGCAATCAAGTTTGGTGATGCATCCGATTTGGGCCTATGGTACGGATGCGCAAAAAGAGAAGTATTTGCCTAAACTAGCTTCGGGCGAATATGTGGGCTGCTTTGGATTAACAGAGCCAGATTCAGGCTCTGATCCTGCTTCTATGAAAACCCGTGCCAAAAAAGTAGACGGCGGTTATCAGCTAAAAGGCAGTAAGATGTGGATTACCAACAGCCCGATTGCTGATGTGTTTGTGGTGTGGGCCAAAGATGACGAAGGTCAGATTCGCGGCTTTGTTTTAGAGAAAGGCATGAAAGGCTTATCTGCGCCTAAGATTGAAGGTAAGTTCTCACTGCGTGCGTCTATTACCGGTGAAATCGTAATGGATAATGTGTTTGTGCCAGAAGAGAATGCATTCCCTGAGATTCGTGGTCTAAAAGGTCCATTTGGCTGCTTGAATAAAGCGCGTTATGGCATTGCCTGGGGTTCAATGGGTGCGGCTGAGTTTTGCTGGCAAGCTGCGCGTCAGTACACTTTAGATCGTAAGCAATTTAACCGTCCATTGGCAGCGACGCAATTGGTACAGCTTAAGCTGGCTGATATGCAAACTGAAATTGCGTTAGGATTGCAAGCGGCATTAAGAGTGGGCCGATTAATGGATGAGCACAACGCAGCGCCTGAGATGATCTCGTTAATCAAGCGTAATAACTGTGGTAAAGCGCTAAATATTGCCCGAGTAGCGCGTGATATGCATGGCGGTAATGGTATTAGCGATGAGTATCATGTGATTCGTCATGTAATGAACTTAGAGGCGGTTAATACTTATGAAGGTACGCATGATGTGCATGCGTTGATTTTAGGTCGTGCACAAACCGGTATTCAAGCCTTTTCTTAA
- a CDS encoding CaiB/BaiF CoA transferase family protein has protein sequence MQSNQGQDTRSHSQQQPQSNQQQSTQALSGIKVLDLSRVLAGPSSTQILADLGAEVIKVERPVVGDETRQWRPPSFKDEQTGAETAAYFATVNRNKKSITVDITKPEGQQLLQQLAKQSDVVVENFKVGGLKKYGLDYETLKAINPKLIYASLTGFGQDGPDANKPGYDYIIQGLSGLMSITGPSDGEPHKVGVAVVDLFAGLQLTVGIQAALLARAKTGEGQYVDVALLDSAVAMLANIGMNQLASGNTPPRLGNAHPNITPYQVYATADDSHFILACGNDSQFAKVCQVIGQNLHQDSRYATNPERVANRDSLQQILVPIFKQKPREEWLELFQAAGVPCGPIHNVTEALAMPQVQARNMVVSFPDSPVRALGNPIKLSKTPVRYDSAPPALGADTQAVLEQLNLSAEQVQQLQDKGVI, from the coding sequence ATGCAATCCAATCAAGGACAAGATACACGTTCGCACTCTCAACAACAGCCTCAATCAAATCAGCAGCAATCAACACAAGCGCTAAGCGGTATTAAAGTGTTGGATCTGTCTCGCGTATTGGCAGGGCCTTCAAGTACTCAGATTCTTGCAGATTTAGGTGCTGAGGTCATCAAAGTCGAGCGTCCAGTCGTTGGTGATGAGACGCGTCAATGGCGTCCGCCAAGCTTTAAAGATGAGCAAACAGGGGCAGAAACAGCGGCTTATTTTGCAACGGTTAATCGTAATAAAAAGTCAATCACGGTCGATATTACTAAGCCTGAAGGTCAACAACTGCTACAGCAGCTGGCGAAACAAAGTGATGTGGTCGTTGAGAACTTTAAGGTTGGCGGGCTTAAGAAATACGGCTTAGATTATGAAACCCTAAAGGCAATTAACCCTAAGCTTATCTATGCTTCGCTAACCGGCTTTGGTCAAGATGGTCCTGATGCCAATAAGCCTGGATATGACTATATTATCCAAGGCTTATCAGGATTGATGAGTATCACCGGGCCTAGCGATGGAGAGCCGCATAAAGTGGGTGTGGCAGTGGTTGATTTGTTCGCGGGATTACAGTTGACCGTGGGAATTCAAGCGGCGCTATTGGCACGTGCGAAAACCGGCGAAGGTCAGTATGTGGATGTGGCTTTACTGGACAGTGCGGTGGCGATGTTGGCAAATATTGGTATGAATCAGTTGGCATCAGGTAACACGCCGCCAAGATTGGGTAATGCGCATCCCAACATCACGCCTTACCAAGTATATGCTACCGCTGATGACAGTCACTTTATATTAGCCTGTGGTAATGACAGTCAGTTTGCTAAGGTGTGCCAGGTAATAGGGCAAAACTTGCATCAAGATAGCCGCTATGCCACTAATCCTGAGCGCGTTGCTAATAGAGACAGCTTGCAGCAGATTTTGGTACCTATCTTTAAGCAAAAGCCCCGTGAAGAGTGGTTAGAGTTGTTCCAAGCAGCTGGTGTGCCTTGTGGTCCGATTCACAATGTGACTGAGGCGTTGGCGATGCCACAAGTTCAAGCGCGTAACATGGTTGTCAGCTTCCCAGACAGTCCGGTACGAGCATTGGGCAATCCTATTAAGCTATCGAAGACGCCGGTCCGCTATGACAGTGCGCCGCCAGCGTTGGGCGCAGATACGCAAGCAGTATTAGAGCAGTTGAACCTAAGCGCTGAGCAGGTTCAGCAGTTGCAGGATAAAGGGGTCATTTAA
- a CDS encoding IclR family transcriptional regulator — MTQNIIQNTTQNPTQNKIPNPTAPLSDHIQQALQTAKQTQDKAFITALGRGMLVLSVFEQQQQLTHQQICDKTQLPKATVSRLIHTLLQLNVLKRDSNDSYQLGKNLLALSNSWPVQDMVEQSMPLLREFAQAHQVSVNIATESEGEMRYLACYRSPARLAVNLTVGSTVPLDKTAIGRAFYVAQTPSMQQQMIDSLPYPPVSDEQSKALTNLAAATAFFEQHGYTLSDGEYSPDILAVAVPLYDSIEGRYTHSLNASVPRASWDAQDYIDFIVPKLQALARQIEAL, encoded by the coding sequence ATGACTCAAAATATCATTCAAAACACCACACAAAACCCGACCCAAAATAAGATACCCAATCCAACTGCGCCTTTAAGCGATCACATACAACAGGCGTTACAAACCGCTAAGCAAACGCAAGATAAAGCATTTATCACGGCGCTGGGTCGTGGCATGCTAGTGCTTAGTGTGTTTGAGCAGCAACAGCAATTAACGCATCAGCAAATATGTGACAAAACACAACTGCCTAAAGCCACAGTCAGCCGCTTAATACATACCTTATTGCAATTGAATGTGTTGAAACGTGATTCCAATGACAGCTATCAGCTGGGTAAAAATCTGCTGGCGTTGAGTAACAGTTGGCCAGTACAGGATATGGTCGAACAATCAATGCCGCTGCTGCGAGAGTTTGCGCAAGCGCATCAGGTATCGGTGAATATTGCGACTGAAAGTGAAGGAGAGATGCGCTACTTGGCGTGCTACCGTAGCCCCGCTCGATTGGCAGTGAATTTAACGGTTGGTTCTACGGTGCCGCTTGATAAGACAGCCATTGGTCGCGCTTTTTATGTGGCTCAAACCCCGAGCATGCAGCAGCAAATGATTGATAGCCTGCCCTATCCGCCCGTTTCAGATGAACAGTCTAAAGCGCTGACAAACTTAGCAGCAGCGACTGCCTTTTTTGAGCAACACGGTTATACCCTCTCTGATGGTGAGTATTCGCCAGATATTTTGGCGGTAGCAGTGCCTTTATATGACAGTATTGAAGGTAGATACACCCATTCATTGAATGCCAGTGTGCCTAGAGCCAGCTGGGACGCGCAGGATTATATTGACTTTATTGTGCCTAAGTTACAGGCGCTAGCGCGTCAGATTGAGGCGTTATAA